The Streptomyces sp. NBC_00344 genome includes a window with the following:
- a CDS encoding DegT/DnrJ/EryC1/StrS family aminotransferase has translation MNTARFLKSAGVGAGDEVIVSAYADTEAAEGVVLVGARPVFADIDPSSYCLDPGAVAAALTSRTAAVVALPAFGCPPEQARLDQLASIHGLLLVGPGATAIEAGEVEQRRRHAAFLTGRLTGVRTPDPCEGHSYQRYVVRVPGNGRPDRDAFARALRGRGVGCEVPVQIPVHRKPAFRSGLRLPETERAADETLALPVHASMSRRELQRMVSSCNALGGLLQPAF, from the coding sequence ATGAACACCGCGAGGTTTCTGAAGTCCGCCGGCGTGGGAGCCGGCGATGAGGTCATCGTGTCCGCATACGCGGACACCGAAGCGGCCGAGGGGGTGGTGCTCGTCGGGGCACGGCCCGTGTTCGCCGACATAGATCCGTCGAGCTACTGCCTTGACCCGGGTGCCGTCGCTGCCGCACTCACCTCACGTACTGCCGCCGTCGTAGCACTTCCCGCCTTCGGCTGCCCGCCCGAGCAGGCGCGCCTGGACCAGTTGGCCTCCATACACGGGCTGTTGCTCGTCGGGCCGGGGGCCACCGCCATCGAGGCCGGCGAAGTCGAGCAGCGACGCCGCCACGCCGCCTTTCTGACGGGGCGTCTGACGGGGGTGCGCACACCCGATCCATGCGAGGGGCACAGCTACCAGCGGTATGTCGTACGGGTTCCGGGCAATGGCCGTCCCGACCGTGACGCCTTCGCACGGGCGTTGCGAGGCAGAGGGGTGGGCTGTGAGGTGCCGGTGCAGATCCCCGTGCACCGGAAGCCGGCCTTCCGCAGTGGCCTTCGGCTTCCGGAGACCGAGCGGGCCGCCGACGAGACCCTCGCGCTCCCGGTCCATGCCTCGATGAGCCGCCGGGAACTCCAGCGCATGGTGTCCTCGTGCAACGCGCTGGGCGGTCTGCTCCAACCCGCCTTCTAG
- a CDS encoding SpoIIE family protein phosphatase produces MAEPGVETRTRSSVITARAAASFEPVGRSVATARAFVRDTLQGWGYSDVVDDAVVLTSELVTNAVVHAGTTADVLCLRTDEGIRVEVADHYPEREVPLQTTGQSFGSPDSEGGRGLLLCAALASRWGVDYTPTQKQVWFQLDLPQRPVGARSAGPLLPVPLLPVADSHVRVAVIQIDRTGAVSAWNEDAEELFGYPAKHVVGKQLTDFAAWPHTPGTGTGIAEALQLSRWEGSYGISGADGRVVPVYASHLRVRDAEGEPSTVCLLVREQERAVLQTPQRAPQNAANSFTDNHTTDPFEVFIGSPAPDDLDSLLQRTVERARDMLDADAGFLLLATDDETELEVRATTGLPSARQRFARVPVETGAGRYGSARMPAVHEDLAAVPGAVPLLNGTGMRSVVTVPLKVEGRLTGSLGVSAEAPGRYSNEEALRLQFAADRIALAVESARLGELEKLRRGSLSFLVEASDLLAGTLDRDQTLALMAQMTVPTLAAWCAVYTIADQSSEPYLSYVLHEDEERIDGLKALLSKINPPEPVPTPGARIWAAPGEAAHQAALTSSMRSLGLGSTPALGSGIGTTLATAAAVGGETVVLPLVARNRVIGMLTLGKPSDDHFRQEILELAEDLSRRAALALDNARLYSERTAISQALQRSLLPPGLPEVPNVEVEVIYRAAGEGNEVGGDFYDLFPIRDGAYGFAIGDVCGTGPEAAAVTGLARHALRLLAREGFGGPAVLERLNAAILDEGSRSRFLTLLYGELWPQEDGSAVLKMVCAGHPLPLRLRQDGSVESAAEPQPLLGVMEDLELYEQTITLDPGDVLLCVTDGVTERREGTRMLGDDGLADVLSTCTGLTAGAVAGRILRAVERFAAEPASDDMAILAMRVPEPHAN; encoded by the coding sequence ATGGCAGAGCCGGGCGTCGAGACGCGTACGAGGAGTTCTGTGATCACCGCGCGGGCGGCTGCCAGCTTCGAACCGGTCGGGCGGTCGGTAGCGACCGCCCGAGCTTTTGTCCGCGACACACTCCAGGGCTGGGGCTACTCCGACGTCGTCGACGACGCTGTCGTCCTCACCAGTGAGCTTGTCACCAACGCCGTGGTCCACGCGGGCACCACCGCGGATGTGCTGTGCCTGCGCACCGACGAGGGCATTCGCGTCGAGGTCGCCGACCACTATCCGGAGCGTGAAGTCCCGCTCCAGACCACCGGGCAGTCGTTCGGCAGCCCCGACAGCGAGGGCGGCCGCGGGCTGCTGCTCTGCGCTGCCCTCGCCTCCCGCTGGGGGGTGGACTACACCCCCACCCAGAAGCAGGTCTGGTTCCAGCTCGACCTGCCGCAGCGCCCGGTGGGTGCCCGCTCGGCGGGTCCGCTGCTCCCCGTGCCGCTGCTGCCTGTCGCCGACAGCCATGTGCGGGTGGCCGTGATCCAGATCGACCGTACGGGGGCGGTGTCCGCCTGGAACGAGGACGCCGAGGAGCTGTTCGGCTATCCGGCCAAGCATGTCGTCGGCAAGCAGCTGACCGATTTCGCGGCCTGGCCGCACACCCCCGGCACCGGCACCGGGATCGCCGAGGCGCTCCAGTTGTCCAGGTGGGAGGGCAGCTACGGCATCAGCGGCGCGGACGGCCGGGTCGTCCCCGTGTACGCGTCGCATTTGCGGGTACGCGATGCCGAGGGCGAGCCTTCGACGGTCTGCCTGCTGGTCCGCGAACAGGAACGCGCGGTCCTGCAGACCCCGCAGCGGGCTCCTCAGAATGCTGCCAACTCCTTCACCGACAACCACACCACCGACCCCTTCGAAGTCTTCATCGGCTCTCCTGCACCGGACGACCTCGACAGCCTGCTCCAGCGCACCGTGGAGCGTGCTCGGGACATGCTCGACGCGGACGCGGGCTTTCTGCTGCTCGCGACCGACGACGAGACCGAACTCGAGGTACGGGCCACCACCGGCCTCCCATCGGCCCGCCAGCGTTTCGCCCGGGTACCCGTCGAAACCGGTGCGGGACGCTACGGGTCAGCGCGGATGCCCGCCGTTCATGAGGATCTGGCCGCCGTCCCCGGCGCGGTTCCGCTGTTGAACGGCACCGGGATGCGGTCGGTCGTCACCGTCCCGCTCAAGGTCGAGGGCCGCCTCACCGGTTCACTCGGCGTCTCCGCGGAGGCTCCAGGCCGGTACTCCAACGAAGAGGCGCTGCGCCTGCAGTTCGCTGCCGACCGCATCGCACTCGCCGTGGAGTCCGCCCGTCTCGGTGAATTGGAGAAGCTCCGCCGGGGCTCCCTCTCCTTCCTGGTGGAAGCGTCCGACCTGCTGGCCGGCACGCTCGACCGTGACCAGACACTGGCGCTGATGGCGCAGATGACCGTGCCGACACTGGCCGCCTGGTGCGCCGTCTACACGATCGCCGACCAGTCGTCGGAGCCCTACCTCTCGTATGTGCTGCACGAGGACGAGGAACGGATCGACGGCCTCAAGGCGCTGCTGTCCAAGATCAACCCGCCCGAGCCCGTTCCCACCCCCGGCGCCCGGATCTGGGCCGCTCCCGGGGAGGCCGCCCATCAGGCTGCGCTGACCTCGTCGATGCGCAGTCTCGGTCTGGGCTCCACCCCCGCTCTCGGCTCCGGGATCGGCACGACGCTGGCCACCGCCGCGGCCGTGGGCGGCGAGACTGTCGTCCTGCCGCTCGTCGCCCGTAACCGTGTCATCGGCATGCTCACTCTCGGGAAGCCGTCCGACGACCACTTCCGCCAGGAGATCCTGGAACTCGCCGAGGACCTCTCCCGGCGTGCTGCGCTCGCCCTCGACAACGCCCGCCTCTACTCGGAGCGCACGGCGATCAGCCAGGCCCTGCAGCGCAGCCTGCTCCCGCCCGGCCTGCCCGAGGTGCCCAACGTGGAGGTCGAGGTCATCTACCGGGCGGCCGGCGAGGGAAACGAGGTCGGCGGCGACTTCTACGATCTCTTCCCGATCCGCGACGGTGCCTACGGCTTCGCGATCGGCGATGTCTGCGGCACCGGCCCGGAGGCAGCGGCAGTCACCGGCCTGGCCCGGCACGCGCTCCGTCTTCTCGCCCGTGAGGGCTTCGGAGGGCCGGCGGTCCTGGAACGTCTGAATGCGGCCATTCTCGACGAGGGCTCCCGCAGCCGTTTTCTGACCCTGCTGTACGGCGAGCTGTGGCCGCAGGAGGACGGCAGCGCCGTGCTCAAGATGGTCTGCGCCGGCCACCCGCTTCCCCTGAGGCTGCGTCAGGACGGCTCGGTGGAGTCCGCGGCCGAACCGCAACCGCTGCTCGGTGTCATGGAGGATCTGGAGCTGTACGAGCAGACCATCACCCTCGACCCGGGCGATGTGCTGCTCTGCGTCACCGACGGAGTGACCGAACGCCGGGAAGGCACCCGGATGCTCGGGGACGACGGTCTGGCGGATGTCCTCAGCACGTGTACGGGCCTGACCGCCGGCGCGGTAGCGGGACGCATCCTGCGGGCGGTGGAGCGCTTCGCCGCGGAGCCGGCGTCGGACGACATGGCGATCCTTGCCATGCGCGTCCCCGAGCCGCACGCCAACTAG
- the yczE gene encoding membrane protein YczE — translation MAQEITDRWERDRQRRYEERAATPRTSRTRTPKAPPPLSRVSFGERPLRRLPQLFTGLALYGFSLALMVRASLGVNPWSVLYEGLERHTSLSFGTISGVVGVLVLLLWIPLKQRPAFGTFANIIVLAYTSDLGLLLVPRHLGIPARGGLLAGGVLLNGLSVAVYVGARFGPGPRDGLMTGAAGATGRSMRSIRTLMEITVLIVGRLLGGNVGAGTVLYALAVGPVTQFFLPWFAYRSTADSRTGGTET, via the coding sequence ATGGCGCAGGAGATAACCGACCGCTGGGAGCGCGACCGCCAACGCCGGTACGAGGAACGCGCCGCTACGCCGCGGACGTCCCGCACGCGTACGCCCAAGGCTCCGCCGCCCCTCAGCCGCGTCTCCTTCGGAGAGCGTCCGCTGAGACGTCTCCCCCAGCTGTTCACCGGCCTGGCCCTGTACGGATTCAGCCTTGCGCTCATGGTCCGGGCTTCGCTCGGCGTCAACCCATGGAGCGTGCTCTACGAGGGTCTCGAGCGCCATACGTCGCTCAGCTTCGGCACGATCAGCGGCGTCGTCGGCGTTCTTGTACTGCTGCTGTGGATTCCGCTGAAACAACGACCGGCGTTCGGCACCTTCGCCAACATCATCGTCCTTGCGTACACATCAGACCTCGGTCTTCTGCTCGTCCCCCGGCATCTCGGCATCCCGGCCCGGGGCGGTCTGTTGGCCGGGGGTGTGCTGCTCAACGGCTTGTCCGTCGCGGTCTACGTCGGAGCACGCTTCGGCCCCGGCCCCCGGGACGGTCTGATGACCGGTGCGGCCGGTGCGACCGGGCGGTCCATGAGGAGCATCCGCACGCTGATGGAGATCACCGTGCTCATCGTGGGCCGGCTGCTCGGCGGGAATGTGGGGGCCGGCACCGTGCTGTACGCACTGGCGGTTGGACCCGTCACTCAGTTCTTCCTGCCCTGGTTCGCCTACCGGAGCACCGCGGATTCCCGTACGGGCGGCACGGAGACATGA
- a CDS encoding HAMP domain-containing protein produces the protein MESGTATRGKNTRAKSGQSPKKRHNGTTEVDTAALGRLLTALAAMRDGNFRRRLTVSGEGPMAEIAAVFNEVADRNLHLTGEIARVRRMVGREGKLTERLETGALEGSWAAAIDASNELVDDLARPVSEVGRVLSAVADGDLEQRMDLRSQAMDGVERPLRGEFLKVARTVNNLVDQLSAFTDEVTRVALEVGTEGKLGGQAQVRGMSGSWKDLTDSVNTMAYRLTAQVRDIALVTTAVAKGDLSRKVTVHVAGEMLQLKNTVNTMVDQLSSFSSEVTRVAREVGTEGELGGQAVVPGVAGVWKDLTDSVNTMAGNLTSQVRGIAEVTTAVANGDLSQKVTVSARGEVAQLAETINQMTETLRTFADEVTRVASEVGAEGLLGGQAQVPGAAGTWKDLTDSVNTVFRNLTTQVRDIAQVTTAVANGDMTQKVTVDVAGEMLELKNTVNTMVDQLQSFGSEVTRVAREVGVEGRLGGQAEVPGAAGTWKDLTDSVNTAFRNLTGQVRDIAQVTTAVANGDLSQKVTVDVAGEMLELKNTVNTMVAQLSSFADQVTRMARDVGTEGRLGGQARVDGVSGTWKELTDSVNFMAGNLTSQVRQIAQVTTAVARGDLSQKIDVDARGEILELKNTINTMVDQLSAFADQVTRVAREVGTDGRLGGQAQVPGVAGVWRDLTDSVNGMAGNLTAQVRNIAQVATAVARGDLSQKIDVDARGEILELKNTLNTMVDQLSSFAEQVTRVAREVGTEGILGGQAEVQGVSGTWKDLTQSVNFMANNLTSQVRNIAEVTTAVAKGDLSKKITVDAKGEILELVTTVNTMVDQLSSFAEQVTRVAREVGTEGILGGQARVRGVTGIWEDLSDNVNLMANNLTSQVRNIAQVATAVANGDLTKKVTVEARGEVAQLADTVNTMVTTLSSFADEVTRVAREVGTEGSLGGQARVPGVSGTWKDLTESVNSMASNLTGQVRQIATVTTAIAKGDLTKKIDIDAQGEILELKTTINTMVDQLSSFADQVTRVAREVGTEGQLGGQARVRDVDGTWRDLTESVNEMAGNLTRQVRAIAAVATAVTRGDLNLKIDVDAAGEIQALQDNINTMIANLRDTTVANKEQDWLKGNLARISGLMQGRRDLADVASLIMSELTPVVSAQHGAFFLAMASGNGSSAEVVAGGESSYELRMSGSYGYSAGTMATTFRPGETLIGTAAEEKRTILVENVPPGYLKISSGLGEAPPAHVIVLPVLFEGQVLGVIELASFQPFTHIQKDFLNQIAEMIATSVNTISVNTKTEVLLKQSQELTEQLRERSAELENRQKALQASNAELEEKAELLAQQNRDIEVKNTEIEEARQVLEERAEQLAVSMRYKSEFLANMSHELRTPLNSLLILAKLLADNAEGNLSPKQVEFAETIHGAGSDLLQLINDILDLSKVEAGKMDVSPTRIALVQLVDYVEATFRPLTAEKGLDFSVRVSPELPATLHTDEQRLLQVLRNLLSNAVKFTDTGAVELVIRPANANVPTAIRAQLLEAGSLRDPDADLIAFSVTDTGIGIASTKMRVIFEAFKQADGTTSRKYGGTGLGLSISREIARLLGGEIHAASEPGRGSTFTLYLPLHPSELPPQGYPQLNGGGPERAPGENGRGDAAESGRNGGMAATDGQGGPAGLFRRRRKALGSAGRQTALPGTPATQEASTTAQEPWAGDEQEAAPEPRRVFQFNGEKVLIVDDDIRNVFALTSVLEQHGLSVLYAENGREGIEVLEQHDDLTLVLMDIMMPEMDGYATTTAIRRMPQFAGLPIIALTAKAMKGDREKAIESGASDYVTKPVDPDHLLTVMEQWMSGE, from the coding sequence GTGGAGTCTGGCACGGCGACGCGTGGCAAGAACACGCGTGCAAAAAGCGGACAGTCCCCTAAAAAGCGACACAATGGGACAACTGAGGTGGATACCGCCGCCCTGGGCAGACTCCTGACCGCTCTGGCCGCGATGCGCGACGGGAATTTCCGCCGGCGTCTGACGGTCTCGGGCGAGGGCCCGATGGCCGAGATCGCGGCCGTTTTCAACGAGGTCGCCGACCGGAACCTCCACCTCACCGGCGAGATCGCCCGGGTGCGCAGGATGGTCGGCCGCGAGGGAAAGCTCACCGAAAGGCTGGAGACCGGGGCCCTGGAGGGTTCCTGGGCCGCGGCGATCGATGCGTCGAACGAGCTGGTCGACGATCTGGCGCGGCCGGTCTCCGAGGTCGGAAGAGTGCTGTCGGCGGTGGCCGATGGTGACCTGGAGCAGCGGATGGACCTGCGCTCCCAGGCGATGGACGGCGTGGAGCGGCCGCTGCGCGGCGAGTTCCTGAAGGTCGCGCGCACCGTCAACAACCTGGTCGACCAGCTATCGGCGTTCACCGACGAGGTCACCAGAGTGGCGCTCGAGGTCGGTACCGAGGGCAAGCTCGGCGGGCAGGCCCAGGTGCGCGGTATGTCCGGTTCGTGGAAGGACCTCACGGACTCGGTCAACACCATGGCCTACCGGCTCACCGCTCAGGTGCGTGACATCGCCCTGGTGACGACAGCAGTTGCCAAGGGCGACCTGTCACGCAAGGTCACCGTGCATGTCGCCGGTGAGATGCTGCAGCTGAAGAACACCGTAAACACGATGGTGGACCAGCTGTCCTCGTTCTCGTCCGAGGTGACCCGGGTGGCCCGCGAGGTGGGTACGGAGGGCGAACTCGGCGGCCAGGCGGTGGTGCCCGGTGTGGCCGGGGTGTGGAAGGACCTGACCGATTCGGTGAACACGATGGCCGGCAACCTGACATCCCAGGTGCGCGGTATCGCGGAGGTCACCACGGCAGTCGCCAACGGCGATCTCTCGCAGAAGGTCACGGTGAGCGCCCGGGGCGAGGTCGCCCAGCTCGCCGAGACGATCAACCAGATGACCGAGACACTCCGTACGTTCGCGGACGAAGTGACCCGGGTGGCGAGCGAGGTCGGCGCGGAGGGGCTGCTCGGCGGCCAGGCACAGGTGCCCGGCGCCGCCGGCACCTGGAAGGACCTGACCGACTCGGTCAACACCGTCTTCCGCAACCTCACCACTCAGGTGAGGGACATCGCCCAGGTCACCACGGCGGTGGCCAACGGCGACATGACCCAGAAGGTCACCGTCGATGTGGCCGGCGAGATGCTGGAGCTGAAGAACACCGTCAACACGATGGTGGACCAGCTGCAGTCCTTCGGTTCCGAGGTCACCCGGGTCGCCCGCGAGGTCGGCGTCGAGGGCCGCCTGGGCGGCCAGGCCGAGGTGCCCGGGGCCGCCGGTACCTGGAAGGACCTGACCGACTCGGTGAACACGGCCTTCCGCAACCTCACCGGTCAGGTGAGGGACATCGCCCAGGTGACCACGGCGGTCGCCAACGGTGATCTGTCGCAGAAGGTCACCGTCGATGTGGCCGGCGAGATGCTGGAGCTGAAGAACACCGTCAACACGATGGTGGCGCAGTTGTCGTCCTTCGCCGATCAGGTGACCCGGATGGCGCGTGACGTGGGCACGGAGGGCCGTCTCGGTGGCCAGGCCCGGGTGGACGGCGTCAGCGGCACCTGGAAGGAACTCACCGACTCCGTCAACTTCATGGCGGGGAACCTGACCTCGCAGGTCCGCCAGATCGCCCAGGTGACCACCGCGGTTGCCCGTGGTGATCTGTCGCAGAAGATCGATGTGGATGCCCGGGGCGAGATCCTGGAGCTCAAGAACACCATCAACACGATGGTCGACCAGCTCTCCGCCTTCGCCGATCAGGTGACCAGGGTGGCCCGTGAGGTGGGTACCGACGGCCGTCTGGGCGGCCAGGCGCAGGTCCCCGGAGTGGCCGGAGTATGGCGTGATCTGACCGACTCGGTGAACGGCATGGCCGGCAACCTCACCGCCCAGGTCCGCAATATCGCCCAGGTGGCGACCGCGGTTGCCCGTGGTGATCTGTCGCAGAAGATCGATGTGGATGCCCGGGGCGAGATCCTGGAGCTCAAGAACACCCTGAACACGATGGTCGATCAGCTGTCGTCGTTCGCGGAGCAGGTGACCCGGGTCGCCCGTGAGGTGGGCACCGAGGGGATCCTCGGCGGCCAGGCCGAGGTGCAGGGTGTGTCCGGTACGTGGAAGGACCTCACCCAGTCCGTCAACTTCATGGCCAACAACCTGACGTCCCAGGTGCGGAACATCGCCGAGGTCACCACCGCGGTGGCCAAGGGCGATCTGTCGAAGAAGATCACCGTCGACGCCAAGGGCGAGATCCTCGAACTGGTCACCACGGTCAACACGATGGTCGATCAGCTGTCGTCGTTCGCGGAGCAGGTGACCCGCGTCGCCCGCGAGGTGGGCACCGAGGGCATCCTCGGCGGCCAGGCCCGGGTGCGCGGGGTCACCGGCATCTGGGAGGACCTCAGCGACAACGTCAACCTGATGGCCAACAACCTGACGAGCCAGGTCCGCAACATCGCGCAGGTCGCCACCGCGGTCGCGAACGGAGACCTGACCAAGAAGGTCACGGTGGAAGCGCGGGGCGAGGTCGCCCAGCTCGCCGACACCGTCAACACCATGGTGACGACTCTGTCGTCGTTCGCCGACGAGGTGACCAGGGTGGCCCGTGAGGTGGGCACCGAGGGTTCGCTCGGCGGCCAGGCGCGCGTGCCCGGAGTGTCGGGTACATGGAAGGACCTCACCGAGTCGGTGAACTCGATGGCGTCCAACCTGACCGGACAGGTGCGTCAGATCGCCACCGTCACCACGGCCATCGCCAAGGGTGATCTGACGAAGAAGATCGATATCGACGCCCAGGGCGAGATCCTCGAGTTGAAGACCACCATCAACACCATGGTCGACCAGTTGTCGAGCTTCGCCGACCAGGTGACCCGGGTCGCCCGTGAGGTGGGCACCGAAGGGCAGCTGGGCGGCCAGGCGCGGGTGCGCGATGTGGACGGCACCTGGCGCGACCTCACCGAGTCGGTGAACGAGATGGCCGGGAACCTGACCCGTCAGGTGCGGGCCATCGCTGCGGTCGCCACCGCGGTGACCCGCGGTGACCTCAACCTGAAGATCGACGTGGATGCCGCGGGCGAGATCCAGGCGCTCCAGGACAACATCAACACGATGATCGCCAACCTGCGTGACACCACGGTCGCCAACAAGGAACAGGACTGGCTGAAGGGCAATCTGGCCCGTATCTCCGGCCTGATGCAGGGCCGCCGGGATCTTGCGGACGTGGCGTCGCTGATCATGAGCGAGCTCACCCCCGTCGTCTCGGCGCAGCACGGTGCGTTCTTCCTGGCGATGGCGAGCGGCAACGGCAGCTCCGCCGAGGTCGTCGCCGGTGGCGAGAGCTCGTACGAGTTGCGGATGAGCGGAAGTTACGGATACTCCGCCGGCACCATGGCGACGACCTTCAGGCCCGGTGAGACGCTCATCGGGACGGCGGCAGAGGAAAAACGCACGATCCTGGTGGAGAACGTGCCGCCGGGCTATCTGAAGATCTCCTCCGGTCTCGGCGAGGCGCCGCCGGCGCACGTCATCGTGCTGCCGGTGCTGTTCGAAGGACAGGTGCTCGGTGTGATCGAGCTGGCGTCCTTCCAGCCCTTCACCCATATCCAGAAGGACTTCCTGAACCAGATCGCGGAAATGATCGCGACCAGCGTCAACACCATCAGTGTCAACACCAAGACCGAGGTGCTGCTGAAGCAGTCGCAGGAACTCACCGAGCAGCTCCGTGAGCGGTCCGCCGAACTGGAGAACCGGCAGAAGGCGCTGCAGGCCTCCAATGCCGAACTCGAGGAGAAGGCCGAGCTGCTGGCGCAGCAGAACCGCGACATCGAGGTGAAGAACACCGAGATCGAAGAGGCCAGGCAGGTGCTCGAGGAGCGTGCCGAACAGCTCGCCGTCTCGATGCGGTACAAGTCGGAATTCCTGGCGAACATGTCGCACGAGTTGCGCACCCCGCTCAACTCCCTTTTGATCCTGGCAAAGTTGCTCGCCGACAACGCCGAGGGGAACCTCTCCCCGAAGCAGGTGGAGTTCGCCGAGACGATTCATGGGGCCGGTTCGGATCTGCTCCAGCTGATCAACGACATCCTCGACCTGTCGAAGGTCGAGGCGGGCAAGATGGACGTCAGTCCGACCAGGATCGCGCTGGTCCAGCTCGTCGACTACGTCGAGGCCACCTTCCGGCCGCTCACCGCGGAGAAGGGCCTGGACTTCTCGGTCAGGGTGTCGCCCGAACTGCCCGCCACCCTGCACACCGACGAACAGCGGCTGCTGCAGGTGCTGCGTAATCTGCTGTCCAACGCGGTGAAGTTCACCGACACCGGGGCGGTGGAGCTGGTGATCAGGCCGGCCAACGCCAATGTGCCCACCGCCATCCGTGCCCAGTTGCTCGAAGCGGGCTCACTGCGGGACCCCGACGCCGATCTGATCGCCTTCTCGGTCACCGACACCGGCATCGGGATCGCGTCGACGAAGATGCGGGTGATCTTCGAGGCGTTCAAGCAGGCGGACGGCACGACCAGCCGCAAGTACGGCGGTACCGGCCTCGGCCTTTCCATCAGCCGGGAGATCGCGCGGCTGCTCGGTGGTGAGATCCACGCGGCGAGCGAGCCGGGGCGCGGCTCGACGTTCACGCTCTATCTGCCGCTGCACCCCAGTGAACTTCCGCCCCAGGGGTACCCGCAGCTCAATGGCGGTGGTCCGGAGCGAGCTCCGGGCGAGAACGGCCGTGGTGACGCCGCCGAGTCCGGCAGGAACGGCGGGATGGCTGCCACGGACGGCCAGGGCGGCCCCGCGGGTCTCTTCCGGCGCCGGCGCAAGGCGCTGGGTTCCGCGGGCCGGCAGACGGCGCTCCCCGGCACACCTGCCACCCAGGAGGCGTCGACGACGGCTCAGGAGCCGTGGGCCGGGGACGAGCAGGAGGCTGCCCCCGAGCCGCGCCGGGTCTTCCAGTTCAACGGGGAGAAGGTGCTCATCGTCGATGACGACATCCGCAACGTCTTCGCGCTCACCAGCGTTCTCGAGCAGCACGGTCTCTCGGTGCTGTATGCGGAGAACGGCCGTGAGGGTATCGAAGTCCTCGAACAGCACGATGATCTGACGCTGGTCCTGATGGACATCATGATGCCGGAGATGGACGGTTACGCGACGACGACGGCGATCCGGCGGATGCCGCAGTTCGCGGGGCTGCCGATCATCGCTCTGACCGCCAAGGCGATGAAGGGCGACAGGGAGAAGGCCATCGAGTCCGGCGCTTCCGATTATGTGACCAAGCCGGTCGATCCTGATCACCTGCTCACTGTCATGGAGCAATGGATGAGCGGGGAGTGA
- the yczR gene encoding MocR-like transcription factor YczR: MADPDQFQSVDRASRAGRTLGSRQLAALLPDPAEMKPAYRHLARAISALILDGRIALHVRLPAERELAAALKTSRATVTAVYDLLRESGYAHSRQGSGTWTTLPEGRTPNGVTRLLGLQDAAIDLARAAPGLPHSTLADALAQITPQLAGHAHTSGYHPYGLPELRAVIAERFTRRGLATVPEQILVTSGAQHALTLVMGLLCSPGDRVMVENPSYPNALEAMRRARLRTVSVPVTETGWDVEIIESTLRQTVPQLAYLIPDFHNPTGCLMPREERARILRAAQRSGTWLVIDETLAELALDVPAPETFASHATPGGAGQTITTGSMSKTHWGGLRMGWLRAPAQLVTELAAQRVATDMGGSVLDQLLALTLLGRVGELLPPRLEQLREQRTALAAALTEHIPQWTWQLPPGGLSLWADLGEPVASALAERALDYGVRIEGGGYFATDPGLLEQRLRIPYTEPPDTLREAVRRLATALADGLPVPSPARRPHWIA; this comes from the coding sequence ATGGCAGACCCGGATCAGTTCCAGTCCGTGGACCGCGCGAGCCGCGCCGGACGAACGCTGGGGAGCAGGCAGCTCGCCGCTCTGTTGCCGGATCCGGCGGAGATGAAGCCCGCCTACCGGCACCTCGCGCGGGCGATCAGCGCGCTGATCCTGGACGGGAGGATCGCCCTGCACGTCAGGCTTCCCGCCGAGCGGGAGCTGGCCGCCGCGCTGAAGACCAGCAGGGCCACCGTCACCGCCGTGTACGACCTGCTGCGGGAGAGCGGTTACGCGCACAGCCGTCAGGGCTCCGGTACCTGGACGACCCTGCCGGAAGGCCGCACCCCGAACGGCGTCACCCGGCTCCTCGGACTCCAGGACGCCGCGATCGACCTGGCCAGGGCAGCCCCAGGGCTGCCGCACAGCACCCTCGCGGACGCCCTCGCCCAGATCACCCCCCAGCTGGCCGGACATGCGCACACCTCCGGGTACCACCCGTACGGGCTTCCGGAACTGCGCGCCGTCATCGCCGAACGCTTCACCCGGCGCGGCCTGGCCACCGTGCCCGAACAGATCCTGGTTACCTCGGGCGCTCAGCACGCGCTCACACTGGTCATGGGGCTGCTGTGCAGCCCCGGCGACCGGGTCATGGTGGAGAACCCGTCCTACCCGAACGCTCTGGAGGCCATGCGCCGTGCCCGCCTTCGCACCGTGTCGGTCCCGGTGACGGAGACCGGCTGGGACGTCGAGATCATCGAATCGACTCTGCGTCAGACGGTGCCTCAACTCGCTTATCTGATCCCCGACTTCCACAACCCGACCGGATGCCTGATGCCCCGTGAGGAGCGGGCCCGCATCCTGCGCGCCGCTCAGCGCTCCGGCACCTGGCTGGTCATCGACGAGACCCTGGCCGAGCTCGCTCTCGACGTCCCCGCCCCCGAGACCTTCGCCTCCCATGCCACGCCCGGCGGGGCCGGCCAGACCATCACCACCGGCTCGATGAGCAAGACCCACTGGGGCGGCCTGCGAATGGGCTGGTTGCGCGCCCCCGCGCAATTGGTCACCGAACTCGCCGCCCAGCGGGTCGCCACTGACATGGGCGGTTCGGTCCTGGACCAGCTCCTGGCTCTCACCCTCCTGGGCAGGGTCGGAGAACTCCTGCCACCCCGGCTGGAACAGCTTCGCGAACAACGCACCGCCCTGGCCGCCGCCCTGACGGAGCACATCCCGCAGTGGACCTGGCAACTGCCGCCCGGTGGGCTGTCGCTCTGGGCCGATCTGGGCGAGCCCGTCGCCTCGGCGCTGGCCGAGCGAGCACTCGACTACGGGGTACGGATCGAGGGCGGCGGTTACTTCGCCACCGACCCCGGCCTGCTCGAACAGCGTCTGCGCATCCCTTACACGGAGCCCCCGGACACGCTGCGCGAGGCCGTCCGCCGACTGGCGACCGCGCTCGCCGACGGCCTCCCCGTCCCGTCCCCTGCCAGGCGACCGCACTGGATCGCCTGA